The DNA window AGCCATGGCACGTACCTGGAAGGCGTCGCTGGGCACCGTGCGCAGGAAGGTGGGGTATTTTCTCCAATCGCTCAGGCATGCACAGGAGGCAAAGTAACTCacctggggtgggggcacaaaGCTCCAGTTAGGAACTAAACTAGTAGCACCATTAAATAATAATCTCAGTGTTAACTAATGCTCAACACAGTCACCATAGAATATCAGCAATGTAGCTATCATTATATTTAACACAGACTGTAGCTGACGAACACGTAAAATGCAATAACATAGAAGCCCTCAGATGGAAAACGAGGAGGCCATATTTGACTGGACGCTTCATGCAAGCCTGAGTCTGAATAGAATCTGCAATTGGCCTGGGAATAATTAGTTATCCGGGTTCACCAGTGGGATGCTGAAGACACTGAGTGTGCGGGCGATGGCGATGGAGGAGGAGGAACGGGCGTCCCCGATGATGACGGGTACAGCCGTGGCACCGCCGCATGTCACGTGGTCCTGCCCCGTCACCAGGGCCAGGGCGGCAGCCAGCGTGGTGCCCTCGGCAAGGCAGCTGTCGGCCACCACATAGCCCAGCGTCAGGTTAGGCAGCAGGGCTGGGCTGCGGTTGATCTCCTCCACGGCGAAGATCATTGTCTGCAGCCAGCGGTAAGAGCGCAGGTCGAACCTGGgggagtgacagagagaggggaggaAAGGAAACAGCATTGCTTAGCATTATCATGGAAAGAATTCACTGGTGCAGCGAGATGTTATTACTTAGTATGAGATATTATTCTGTACTCATGTGTCAGAGACAGACAGTGGTTCTCCATACAGGTTCTCTCACTCAAGGCAATTGGTGGCCACAGCTTGCTGGGTGAAGAGCTGGTCGGGATCGGGGGCCTGCATGTGTACGGGGAACAGCCCCCCCATGAGCACGTCCCCGTGCCGGTGCAGCACCCCCGAGGGCGGGCCGCCCACCGGCCAACAGGCCCCGTCCTCCAGTGCGCGGGCGGGGAGCAGCCAGAAGCACAGTAGGCACAACCAGGCAGCCGGCCCCATCTGGCAGGATCGGGACGTGGAGACGTGGGGCACACCTGCTTATGTACGCCGCGGGCGGCCTGGCATGTAAAAAAACAAGCCGTGCATCGATTAGGCCGAGCAAGCAGCGACGTGCAAGAAAATTGAGCTGTCCCCAGTGGAGCGCGGATAATCGGCGCCTCGCGCACACAGAGGAATCCCGCTATTGTTGTTTTTTCACCCAGACCTCCTTCGCCGGAGGACACTGGGTTCTTACAGCCTTGGCAACTCGCTTTGTTTACGATTCACTCCGGATCGCCATCGTTTTTTTATGACGCACCGTTTCCTGACAGATGCTGGTGTTTAACGATGCTGCTGGGCCCTGCCTTCCAGCACGGCGATGAAATTAGGAAACCAGCAACACGGCAAACCACGGAACATGGGGCATATGGCTGCAGACCAGGGTGCTCTTCCTGGGTAAAACCCAACAAGAAAAACCTAATTAGCGCCGTCAAACCATGTAGAGCATTGACACATGCAGCAGTAAGGCAATGAAATTAGCTAACAAGCTGGCTCTGATCTTAGCTTAGTGCTAAACCCCTTCTCCAGGGTAATTCTGGGAGCTGCAGGGGAGTAATGGAGGTGCGCTCCATCTGTACTTTCATCACCGAGCTGCAGCTCCTTTCCCATTTCCATTTCAGCGCTGTGATTTAAAAATGGGCCTTTCTggtcataactgcagttccttTGCTATTGTGCAGCCTTTGTCTGAGCCTGTCTGTTTGCATGTACGTGTCTGTCTacacatgtttgtgtgtgatgGACCATTTTCACGGCCCTGGGCAAAACGGAATGGAGTAATTGCTAGTTAATGTGTCTGTTTTGCAGCGGCCTTGAGACAGGGAagatccagccccccccccccccccccccccacatattaTAGTTGATTATAGTTATTGTGTTACTATTGTTTGTCTGGCGGTGACTTACTCAACAATATAAGGTCCTATTTGTTCAGAGTTGACTCTCAGCCTGAGAGACCAGCTGTCCTACTAATGTAGATTACAGGACAGTCATTGATTCAGCTCTGGTTACATTGCCTTCCATGCTGTTTAACTGGTGTGACTGAATGGGACCAGCAGAGATCATATAACAATGAAGCTGGCAGCTGTATGCTTCCTGTGTGCTCTGTAACCTGACTGACCTGACAGTTCAAAGAAGCCTTTACCCAATAGCTCCATTACCTGCCTGCAACGGCAACTCCATGACCTCCTGTTCAGATTCTTTAGCATGGTGAATCAGCCATTACTAACTGAACCATTGCTTCACCTTGGGGATAAAACATAATTTTGAACCAAAAAAATAACACCTGCTGGATCTAAAAGGGGTGAATCTTTATGGTTAGCAGTATAGATTGCAAACCCTTGGTCACAACTAGAGACAACTGTTGCTGATAGCATTTTCAGGTGTACTGCTCCAATGAAGACAAATATTTTCAGAGATGGATTCTTTTGTTAGCTGGTACATTCTAACATGATTCATTTGGCCTGCAAAATAGTCCTAGTTTCTGCCAAGAATCCCTTTTGTGGAAACAATTTAGCATAGCAAGGAAGTGGGAACGCAAGTCACCTTCTCACATGGCACAACTTCTCATACAGGACACACATTACACAATAAACAGCTTTGTAATCTGCATTTGCCCTTAATCTACATTGCCCAGTCTTTGGGGTCTTACAGGCAAGCAACATGAGGTCAATTGTCTGTTAGGTCTCTATTCTCTGGTATTGGAATTTAAGATAATCTCTTCCAATCTGTTTTCTGGATTTGTTACACGGCTAATCTGACCCCCTGTTCCATTACTGAGGGTTCTTCCATGTATCCGACCTCATTAAATATATCTTGGCTGTTGTTGTCATCTTTGCCATACAAGCCTTCAGTGTATTCCTTCCATCTTGATCTTTGTTccgtcattttttttctccattgtTGTCATTCAGCAGGCCCAATTGAGGTTGGAACCTCCTTTCACGTCCCCCTTTAATGTCCCTCCGAGACTATTTCTGTCACTTCTGTGAACTATATAATTAGCAGAAACAGGTCAGATGCactttgtctgcctgtccagCTGACACGTGAAGAACAATGGATTTCACCTTCCGCCTGAGCCAGCCGCTGGCATGGACACAGCATAGAAGGTCAGCTCACACTGAGATATGAGTTCCAGCCAAAATCATTCTGTGTCCCACACCCCTACGCTTTCACATCCCGCACCCCAAAAAGTGGAATCTGCCAAACAGTTCACAAAAGGTGTCAAGTAAGATGTGAGAAACGGCAAAATCTTGATTAACACTCCAAATCCCTTCTAGCAGGATGCGGTCCATGTGACATGTTAGTTTTTTGGTATTTGACTGTGACTCTCATATGAGGCAGGTGACCGTAACTCTGCAGCCTCATGACTCGCCCCCCCtctgcagcagcagcacaccGATGGAGTTTTTCTAACGTGACGGCACCTTCTGAAAGAGAGTGCAAACAGCTGCGGGGCTTTGGCCACTGGCAATATTTCGGCTTTTCCCCTGCGGGAGGGACCACTGCGGACCTGCTGCAGACAGATGACACGTGTGTCTATAGTGTGAGTTTTCTTATAGGCTGATGGAAATTGTgcatgcgtgcatgtgtgcgtgtgtgtgcatatgaGAGAGCGAGAGTATGTGTGAAAAGTAAGAGTGTGTGTGATTCTTGTCTTTTGTTTACgtgtatatatgcatgtgtaCGCACAGCTGTTCCTAGAAGCACAGAGACACATTTAGGAAAGGGGTCAAGGGACACATTCCTGAGCCCCTTTATTAATTCATCCTGTGTGGAGCCCAGGGTGTCTGCAAACCCGATCCATCCGGAACACAGAGTCAAAGGAATGGCGCAGGCAGGTAGGTCTCTGTCTGGTGATGACACCATTCTCAGCTAAAAACTGTGTGAATAGCTTGAAATGAATAGGCTGGATAGAGATACAGAGCAGATGAGATACCTAGGGGTACCTCTTTGTATGCACCCAGGGATGTTTGTCTCAAGAAAACATTAAGCTGATGCCCAGGTACCATCAGCTAAGTTGAATAGAAGTATTTACATCAGTTCTTAATGACTCGAGGGTGTAAATGTTTTGTATCTTTTCACGGAAAGCTGAATGTGATGCATTGAGTTCTAGATTCATTTACATGATATTTGTCCATGTTGGCAATTCAATAACTCGTGAATTCAAGGACCCCGTTACCAGACAATTTCTACATTTCATAACATATGCAGCTGACACAAGGCAACAATGGCAGaactgggtgggtgggtggggggggggctccaaaTGCTTTATCCACGTAGAAGAAGATCAAAGATCATTCATTCCCTGAAACATGTTGGTATGTAGAGCACACTGGCAATATATTTGTCTATGATATTAGTGGCTTTACTACATGACCAGCCCACCGAGGGAAGCCTTTATCCTCTGTGGACACCTACTCGTGCTTAGGTGACGCTTTGCAGGAGACTGAGGTGAGGTAAAGAGTTTggacatttatatttacatacagtCCAAGGTCTCAGAGCTGATATCTGGGAGGTTTATTCCAGAATTCAGATGGAGAACATGCTGCAACTATAACACGTGGAAGGAGGCTGAGGAAGAAACTTAAGGACAAACCCTACGCCACACACCTGAGAATTCGACGACTTCACCTTGATTCTTCCTTCTTCCCAATCGAGACACTTCTCACGCTACTTATTTGCCAGTGATTATGAAAGATTCATTGCAACACATGGCGTCACATTGTACTCAGACAACCAGACAACCTTGTTCTTATCAGGGTCTAACATGACGCTTGTGCTTAGGGTCCCCTgctttaaggtttttttttgtccccaaCTGCAGGTCAATTGGACGTCTCTCGTCTAGTGGTGCCAGCACTACTCATGCTTGGCTGGATTGTGGGATGTGCAGTAGTTGTGTACTGGGTCTTCAACTAGGTCAGTGTACCACCAATATTGTGAGATTGAATGACAAGCTCATTATATAGTTAAGAGTTAATTTCAaagaaaaaacataataaatcatATTAAATTACTTACAGCTCAAATTTTATACCTTATTCAAGGTTTTAACATGCATTTAACCTGTGTAATCAGTGGcttgtactatgaagcggggttactggcttatcggggtaacttgtcagatttaaggtaccacagtttaaatggacttcatattcgttcacttacattttgtccagactaccttaaatctgacaagttaccctgataagccagtaaccccgcttcgtagtacaggccccaggtgtAGAAATCTGAATCCAACTACTTTTTGTGCAAATGTATTCTCTTTTCACAGGAAAAATGTTAAGAAGTGACGGAGGATATAACACACTATGAGCTGAAGACAGATCTGTTGACGTTGCTGTGTGtctttgcatgtttatgaaCATGCATAAATCTTTTGTAAAGTTCTTTTGTAGCAGTAAACCACTATGGTCCTGGTCACGGAAATGGAATGACAGAGACCCCTTCATCAGCTTTGGGACAGGGTGGTGATTTGGCTCACTTCCAGGGGTTTCTGTCTTGGGAAAATGGCCCATTTGTCACAAGCCTGGCCCTGGTGACAAGGGAGGCAAATACCACACGTGTCTGCAGGGGCTCATGGGATATGGAGCAAACCAGCTGTCACGCCATTTTTCCACTCTGATTTTCCAATATCCTCTCCTGCCTCCATGCATGTCCTGTGCGCCTGGATGCCATTATAGTGCAGGAGACACTGGAAGACAGCTCCTCTTGAAGGTCATTTGAGGGTTGCAGGAAAGCAGCGTTTTTCTGGCTGTAAATGTAGTCCTGATGCACGTGGTTGTTTTCCATCTTTTATTCCACAGACTGTCAGCACCATAAACAAGCACTCCATAGAGCAATAAGACAAACAACTGGGTATGATAAAACTGTCAGTGACTTGTTAGAAATGTTTAATTTCCCATGCCTTGAATtttgaataaaaatatgaaaatggaGGACATTATCTCAGCTGGCTCACTACAAATGTGATCTcatcacccaccccccccaaattaTATGGAGAAGATGCCACATAATCTTGGATGGACATCACATAACTGCTTATGTCCCTGTGCTGCTGGGCACAAGCTTCAGACTTCCAGCAACTCAgaggaacatggatggatggatggttatgTTCTAATGGGTGTGtgttatttgttgttgttcaggTGAACTCTGGTACAATGTAGACTTTTACACACATTTCTTGATTAGTACACAGGTAAAATACGATTTTTGACATTCTGCGTGGTTAGGCCCCAACTAACACAAAAAAGTTTTCCCACATATATACCTTCCTGAAGACCTCCCCAGCAACATTCCTACCTTGCACCTTCATAAAAGGCCTTTTGGAAACTAACCAATCAGATCATCATGCTACAGAGTGCGAGCGGGATGAAAAACAAACTAGCCAATGAATTTACAGTATCCGAAAAATTGTGCTTTGGTCGCTCGAGACCGTATCAGTGAAAGACGCCTCcaagtattaaaaaaaacctaaactAATCGTGTTGTTTagtacattttaaactggaaatACGCGACACTGTGTAACGGTCGAAGCTTGCCATAGTCTGGTTAATTAATGACTGTCAACCCCAGGAATACGTCCCTCACAGCAGAGCCTTCGAAGAACTGGCTTACAGCCTTTTTCGTAAACATTGTGAGCGGAGAGCAGGTTGCTGAAGTTAGCATGCAGTGTCGCCGAGTAAGTACAGTGTTACATGATGTGACCACAAGGTGTCAGCTTTTAGCTCAGTTACTGTATACGGGGCTGCCAACTCTGCGCTGACGTGACACACATGCTCACGCAAAAACATCTTACGGCAGATCTGTAATaatccattataaacctaaaatgagctacatcaaaagcttcGGAGTAGTTTGCAagccctacagactatttacaaggtaattaagctgttacatacatgtaaatgagtgtgcagacttgtctcgaattgaaaatctcatgacAGCCAGTTGACCAAAGTTGGAAACCCTGATTCTTATAAGAGCGGTTTTGTTGGTTCGTTTTGCTCATCTTGCTTTTGTAGAAATGCCACGACATACTATACTTGTTCTACAGCTTTCTATATGCCTAGATACTGATTAGAAGCTAGCGCATATGATTTTATTGTTTGCTTGCTGAAATGTTACGGAGGAAACTAACAGTCATTTCCACTAATTTAACTCGAACTTTAGCAGGTCCTTCCCGCTTCCTCCACTTGGCTATCACTTGCTCGTTATCATCCTGTTAAAATTCATTGTGCTTCGCAATATTTATGGTATTCTGTTGGGTCAGTTCTGTTCATTCCATGCACTCGCGTGTTTTTCCTACATCCTAACTAACTGAGGCAAAAGTTGTTTCGGGTGTTTTTTCCACGATATCATATTCTGGTTGTAGGCAGGGAATTTATCCGGCTCCAGTGTCACGTGGGCCGCCTGCGCCGTCGTTCTCAACACCACAAAAATGGCTGCTGGAGGCAGGGAGGATGGCAGCTAATATTACTCAAGAGTTTGATTTCACTTTTAGATAAATTGAAAGCCAGTCTGTACCTTGTTAGCATTCACTTCTGACCCTGTGACTGAAAAGGTCACACCAGGCAGCTGGCACTGCCCCCAAACCCAAACACCCACCTGCTCACCCCCAGTTGCTCTATCGTAAGTCTGACTTATCTTTGTTTTTTCCTGCCTTCCACTTTAACGTAACTATTTCATGTTATGCCTCCAGTTTTTAGACTGACCCATTTCCATATTTCTTTTTCACTCTAGCTACTGATTTTAGTTTCCCCCAGTTGGATATT is part of the Paramormyrops kingsleyae isolate MSU_618 chromosome 17, PKINGS_0.4, whole genome shotgun sequence genome and encodes:
- the LOC111849758 gene encoding uncharacterized protein isoform X2, which codes for MRACVRVCAYERARVCVKSKSVCDSCLLFTCIYACVRTAVPRSTETHLGKGSRDTFLSPFINSSCVEPRVSANPIHPEHRVKGMAQAGQLDVSRLVVPALLMLGWIVGCAVVVYWVFN
- the LOC111849758 gene encoding sarcoplasmic/endoplasmic reticulum calcium ATPase regulator DWORF-like isoform X1, with protein sequence MAQAGQLDVSRLVVPALLMLGWIVGCAVVVYWVFN